The following proteins are encoded in a genomic region of Ornithodoros turicata isolate Travis chromosome 6, ASM3712646v1, whole genome shotgun sequence:
- the LOC135399347 gene encoding uncharacterized protein LOC135399347 gives MPTAVHRADSTRSDRSDTSNRSVESRGSGGKKVSFSKAVRVKKFPRRNDSNGDISHVPPSNGEPSPEKRFWFKVYKNRHHQKPEIPDSGLEEVVTTSSHRDSRSSPTQFLRSRHDKKRPDSPVVRRNHVKRIVQKFNREAELRQQNGGGVRHRSASPPSRIDRSRTLEEVVRSETPLELQRPPKAPTSKKNPLVNGMKGIFAPLTKKRHEHHKSNGVDTIGNGSVAGSPRLQRSSILTKGVHEDETNRLHTTTQDVGIQVEAFHQVEDPEDDIDCLYSRVDKSKKTSTRRSTSPPLIYSSTPEIRSSHRYDTGSPRVTSFHRYASDVDGREKSVSSSPTLSRVASDTDYGSIRKVKTSSRSFGFSLGQKNKKKNADLQTDDSDVSSVASEPVVDSRPGSVLRGLDSRKKELSYENVSRLSDGPSHSDSATSTSGLWVREADQDYRKGMAQNDITVPSGGYVFTYTATLGKSDKKKKPKSRESSPVPEMLERRPKKEPESPVKILVNGEDVTDRSVAWKPPSSAMSSKKNTGRSVCSDATPVRGGLAAAYQARQRAAANGKSTSSSKPISPTSKSNGGPGSITSSCVSEPAFCRDTVVLYIPGVSHHSRSSSSLAEQPQVRPTVSRSQSVYQKNKVHNSPGNKQPKLPVMPAKARSETDLRRSKSIPRNTKFPWLRVKTTATPVH, from the coding sequence ATGCCAACCGCAGTCCATCGAGCCGACTCCACCCGGTCGGACCGTTCGGACACGTCTAACAGAAGCGTGGAGTCCAGAGGTTCTGGCGGAAAGAAGGTTAGCTTCAGCAAAGCAGTCCGCGTTAAAAAATTTCCAAGACGCAACGACTCCAACGGCGACATCTCGCATGTCCCTCCTTCCAACGGTGAACCTTCTCCGGAGAAACGGTTCTGGTTCAAAGTCTACAAGAATCGTCACCACCAAAAACCCGAAATTCCCGATTCGGGGCTCGAAGAAGTGGTCACCACCAGCTCTCATCGCGATTCTCGATCATCACCAACACAGTTTCTCAGATCACGTCATGATAAGAAACGGCCAGATTCGCCTGTTGTTCGAAGAAATCATGTCAAAAGGATCGTGCAAAAATTTAACCGAGAAGCAGAGTTGAGACAACAAAATGGTGGAGGCGTAAGGCACCGGTCAGCCTCCCCTCCGTCCCGAATAGATAGGAGCCGAACGCTTGAAGAGGTGGTTCGTTCTGAGACCCCTCTAGAGCTTCAACGACCTCCCAAAGCCCCTACCTCAAAGAAGAATCCTCTGGTCAACGGGATGAAAGGTATCTTCGCGCCTCTAACTAAGAAGCGACATGAGCATCATAAGAGCAACGGCGTCGATACGATTGGCAACGGGAGCGTTGCTGGATCACCAAGACTACAGAGATCGTCCATTCTTACGAAGGGAGTACACGAGGACGAAACTAACAGACTACATACCACAACGCAAGACGTCGGAATCCAGGTTGAGGCATTCCATCAGGTAGAAGACCCAGAGGACGACATCGACTGCCTCTACAGTCGCGTCGACAAGTCCAAGAAAACGTCCACTCGGAGGTCTACTTCACCACCGCTCATCTATAGTTCAACACCCGAGATACGATCCAGTCACCGGTACGACACCGGGAGCCCAAGAGTGaccagcttccacagatacgcGTCGGACGTCGATGGACGAGAAAAAAGTGTTTCGTCCTCGCCAACGTTGAGTCGTGTCGCGTCCGACACGGACTACGGTAGCATCCGCAAGGTCAAGACTTCCAGCCGAAGTTTCGGGTTCTCATTGGGAcagaaaaataagaagaaaaacgcTGACCTGCAGACCGACGACTCGGACGTGTCCAGCGTCGCTAGTGAACCTGTCGTCGACAGTCGTCCTGGTAGCGTTCTTCGTGGTCTTGATTCTCGAAAGAAGGAACTCAGCTATGAGAACGTGTCTCGACTCTCCGATGGCCCGTCTCACTCCGATTCGGCAACTTCAACATCTGGTCTCTGGGTGAGAGAAGCTGACCAAGATTACCGTAAAGGGATGGCACAAAACGACATCACAGTTCCAAGCGGAGGCTACGTCTTTACCTACACAGCTACGCTCGGCAAATCAGATAAAAAGAAGAAGCCAAAGTCAAGAGAGTCGTCCCCAGTGCCGGAGATGCTGGAACGACGTCCTAAGAAGGAACCCGAGAGTCCGGTAAAGATACTGGTTAACGGTGAAGATGTGACGGATCGCAGTGTGGCCTGGAAACCACCGTCTTCAGCTATGTCTTCCAAGAAAAATACTGGCAGGTCCGTCTGCAGCGATGCCACCCCGGTTCGTGGTGGGCTGGCTGCAGCCTACCAGGCTCGGCAACGCGCGGCAGCGAATGGAAAGTCCACCTCCAGCAGCAAACCGATCTCGCCCACCTCAAAGTCCAACGGGGGACCGGGGTCGATAACCAGCTCGTGTGTTAGTGAACCAGCTTTTTGCAGAGACACGGTGGTTTTGTATATTCCTGGTGTCAGTCATCACAGCAGGTCGTCTAGTAGCTTAGCAGAACAACCTCAAGTACGGCCGACTGTTTCCAGAAGTCAGTCCGTATACCAGAAAAACAAAGTTCACAATAGTCCAGGAAACAAACAGCCCAAGCTTCCCGTGATGCCAGCGAAGGCGAGGTCCGAGACAGACCTGCGACGATCCAAATCCATTCCAAGAAATACCAAGTTCCCGTGGCTTCGAGTGAAGACAACCGCTACGCCAGTGCATTAA